One genomic window of Actinoplanes lobatus includes the following:
- a CDS encoding GNAT family N-acetyltransferase, translating to MTMSTGLAVLTWPLHTDRLTLRPATPDDADATWRFRRREDVSRWITRASATLDEHRTWFRAPDSLAKALVIEHSGTIIGDLMVRIEDAWAQAEIAERARGMQAELGWVLHPEHAGHGYATEAVRELLRLCFEDLGLHRVTATCFAVNEASWRLMERVGMRREFYTVRDSLHRSGEWLDCVGYALLSDEWTGSA from the coding sequence ATGACCATGAGCACCGGACTTGCCGTGTTGACCTGGCCACTGCACACCGACCGTCTGACGTTGCGGCCGGCAACCCCGGACGACGCCGACGCCACCTGGCGGTTCCGCCGCCGCGAGGACGTGAGCCGGTGGATCACCCGTGCCTCTGCCACCCTGGACGAGCACCGAACCTGGTTCCGGGCCCCCGACAGCCTGGCCAAGGCCCTCGTGATCGAGCACAGCGGAACGATCATCGGCGACCTCATGGTGAGGATCGAGGACGCCTGGGCCCAGGCGGAGATCGCCGAACGCGCCCGCGGCATGCAAGCAGAGCTGGGATGGGTGCTGCACCCGGAGCACGCCGGCCACGGATACGCCACCGAAGCCGTACGGGAGCTGCTCCGGCTCTGCTTCGAGGATCTCGGGCTGCACCGCGTGACGGCCACCTGCTTCGCCGTCAACGAGGCATCGTGGCGACTCATGGAACGCGTCGGGATGCGCCGTGAGTTCTACACCGTCCGGGATTCCCTGCATCGATCCGGCGAATGGCTCGACTGCGTCGGCTATGCCCTGCTCTCCGACGAGTGGACCGGTTCGGCATAG
- a CDS encoding vWA domain-containing protein: MIVRMTRGVLIGLAVLAVGLGIYLRVNPKRPDRVACADPVEVHVVSSTEKADALRTLAGKYNAQVRTPGEPCGEIAVYSVSSGIAEQLLADPEHMDPAISQNDKDAVRIAHVWLPSSAIWLEQLDLDTKKSSHQGTLQSIASSPLVLAMPEQTAARAPLNWLEKPPTWRQAMDALRNGDVHYTQENPRTSTSGALATFLTYAAAAADNGALAPDTVEKKDLPSLSDFVRQVQAATKSGFLNDSVAILRKWSPKGSMPGDTMIMIQEQMVYGFNHGMYSRYQQPGHQAGQPPATPLVAIYPVSPSGAAESIMADHPYVILDRADTDEKRIAGDFLDFIFENWNVLCDAGFRPPVDVGEVHCDGPSPERTAAGAPIRSGSVDSLPLPDSMVRSEMVEQWLNLRPKRRITIAMDVSGSMKDDELAKATTAVIDSVNRMRKTDQVEIYQFAGSDSLQNPYWQIRPLEDVGSPWKGDALRGAVPESSNTQRSSLYTTVTALYDQVAERQAEGRKDTLDVLIVLSDGVDDWKKSGASADSVCAHFKASKVKVPVHTIHYDAGIYDAERQRKGVETLEKLATCNGIPGLAQDGNDDGGGAMPKIFSQVLGSV; the protein is encoded by the coding sequence GTGATCGTTCGGATGACCCGGGGCGTGCTTATCGGGCTGGCCGTCCTTGCCGTCGGGCTCGGCATTTACCTGAGGGTCAATCCCAAACGGCCCGACCGGGTGGCATGCGCCGATCCGGTAGAAGTCCACGTCGTCTCGTCGACGGAGAAGGCCGACGCACTCAGAACCCTCGCGGGCAAATACAACGCACAGGTCCGGACGCCCGGGGAGCCGTGTGGTGAGATCGCCGTGTACAGCGTTTCATCGGGGATCGCGGAGCAACTCCTGGCCGATCCCGAGCACATGGACCCGGCGATCAGCCAGAACGACAAGGATGCAGTGCGGATCGCCCACGTCTGGCTGCCGTCCTCGGCGATCTGGCTGGAGCAGTTGGACCTGGATACGAAGAAGAGCAGTCATCAAGGGACGCTGCAGTCGATCGCGAGCAGCCCTCTCGTACTCGCGATGCCCGAACAGACGGCAGCGAGGGCTCCTCTCAACTGGCTTGAAAAGCCGCCGACCTGGCGCCAGGCGATGGACGCGCTGCGCAACGGCGACGTGCACTACACACAGGAGAATCCGCGCACCTCCACGTCGGGGGCGCTGGCGACCTTCCTGACATATGCGGCCGCAGCCGCGGATAACGGCGCGCTGGCACCCGATACGGTGGAGAAGAAGGATCTGCCGTCGCTGAGTGACTTCGTAAGGCAGGTGCAAGCCGCAACCAAGAGCGGATTCCTGAACGACTCGGTCGCGATCCTCCGAAAATGGAGCCCGAAAGGCTCCATGCCCGGCGACACGATGATCATGATCCAGGAACAGATGGTGTACGGCTTCAACCACGGCATGTACTCGCGATACCAGCAGCCCGGCCACCAGGCAGGCCAACCGCCGGCGACTCCGCTGGTGGCCATCTATCCGGTGTCACCGTCGGGAGCCGCAGAGTCGATCATGGCCGACCATCCGTACGTCATACTCGACCGGGCGGACACTGACGAGAAGCGCATCGCCGGGGACTTTCTCGACTTCATCTTCGAAAACTGGAACGTGCTGTGCGATGCGGGATTCCGCCCTCCCGTCGACGTCGGCGAAGTCCACTGCGATGGCCCGAGCCCGGAAAGGACCGCTGCCGGCGCTCCGATCCGCTCGGGAAGCGTCGACTCTCTACCCCTCCCGGACAGCATGGTCCGGTCCGAGATGGTGGAGCAATGGCTGAACCTGCGACCGAAACGCCGCATCACGATCGCGATGGACGTGTCCGGCAGCATGAAGGACGACGAACTGGCCAAGGCCACCACGGCTGTCATCGATTCGGTCAACCGAATGCGGAAGACCGATCAGGTGGAGATCTACCAGTTCGCCGGATCCGACAGTCTCCAAAATCCGTACTGGCAGATCCGGCCGCTCGAGGACGTCGGGTCTCCGTGGAAGGGGGACGCCCTCCGCGGTGCCGTGCCGGAAAGCTCGAACACGCAGAGATCGAGCCTTTACACCACCGTCACGGCGCTGTACGACCAGGTAGCCGAACGGCAGGCCGAAGGCCGCAAGGACACGCTTGATGTCCTGATCGTTCTGAGCGACGGCGTCGACGACTGGAAGAAGAGCGGGGCCTCGGCCGATTCCGTGTGCGCACACTTCAAGGCGAGCAAGGTCAAGGTGCCGGTCCACACCATCCACTACGACGCGGGCATCTACGACGCCGAGAGGCAGCGGAAGGGCGTGGAGACGCTGGAGAAACTCGCCACGTGCAACGGAATCCCAGGACTGGCCCAGGACGGCAACGATGACGGCGGCGGGGCGATGCCCAAGATCTTCAGTCAGGTTCTCGGATCAGTCTGA
- a CDS encoding phenylacetate--CoA ligase family protein, whose amino-acid sequence MADRLFSVIRDLRRAPRHLDERQRTRLASLVAHARAHSPFYRSLYGSLPAEPEDVTVLPVTSKAELMSRYDEWATDRDVTLAGVRAFVDDPSLAGALYLDRYQVVTTSGTSGHRGIFVQDDRMYTVLSAITVARAAGSWLSARDYLSMLRRGNRVAAVWATGGHFAGYATAQRLIRERPLRRRSIRVMSVHSPLPELVRAVGEFRPTILNGYASAISLLAREQRAGRLDIRPILVMTSAEGLSPHERDLIRSTFRAKVRDHYACSEFMGLAHGCDQDWLHVSADWAILEPVDEEYRPVPAGEPSHTVLLTNLANRVQPIIRYDLGDSLTVRPDPCPCGNRLPAVRVQGRGSDMLVFPGAVSLPPLAVGTLVDRSPGVRMFQVVQDAPNRLTIRLLLEDGADPDAVWTRVHQELRTLLDGHGLTTVTVRLDTRPPTRTPGGKFRTVYSELPT is encoded by the coding sequence ATGGCCGACCGTCTCTTCTCCGTGATCCGGGACCTGCGCCGCGCCCCTCGCCATCTCGACGAACGGCAGCGCACCCGGCTGGCCTCATTGGTCGCACATGCCCGGGCCCATTCGCCGTTCTACCGGTCCCTTTACGGTTCGCTGCCCGCCGAGCCGGAAGACGTGACAGTGCTACCGGTCACGTCCAAGGCCGAGTTGATGAGCCGGTACGACGAGTGGGCCACCGACCGGGACGTGACGCTGGCCGGGGTACGGGCGTTCGTCGACGACCCTTCCCTGGCCGGCGCTCTCTACCTGGACCGCTACCAGGTGGTGACGACGTCCGGCACGAGCGGCCACCGGGGGATCTTCGTGCAGGACGACCGCATGTACACGGTCCTCTCCGCGATCACGGTGGCCCGCGCCGCCGGGTCCTGGCTGTCCGCCCGCGACTATCTGTCGATGCTGCGGCGCGGCAACCGGGTGGCCGCCGTGTGGGCGACCGGTGGGCACTTCGCCGGGTACGCCACCGCCCAGCGCCTCATCCGGGAACGGCCGCTGCGCCGCCGCAGCATCCGCGTCATGTCGGTACACAGCCCACTCCCCGAGCTGGTGCGAGCGGTCGGGGAGTTCCGCCCCACGATCCTCAACGGCTACGCCAGTGCGATCTCCCTGCTGGCCCGCGAGCAGCGCGCCGGCCGTCTCGACATCCGGCCGATCCTGGTGATGACCTCGGCGGAGGGGCTGTCGCCGCACGAGCGGGACCTGATCCGGTCGACGTTCCGGGCCAAGGTCCGCGACCACTACGCCTGCTCGGAGTTCATGGGTCTGGCGCACGGCTGCGACCAGGACTGGCTGCACGTCAGCGCCGACTGGGCGATCCTGGAGCCGGTCGACGAGGAGTACCGGCCGGTGCCGGCGGGCGAGCCGTCCCACACCGTCCTGCTGACCAACCTCGCCAACCGGGTGCAGCCGATCATCCGGTACGACCTGGGCGACAGCCTCACCGTACGCCCGGACCCGTGCCCGTGCGGCAACCGGCTGCCCGCCGTCCGGGTCCAGGGCCGTGGCTCCGACATGCTGGTCTTCCCCGGTGCGGTGTCATTGCCGCCGCTCGCCGTCGGCACCTTGGTCGACCGGAGCCCGGGTGTCCGGATGTTCCAGGTCGTACAGGACGCCCCGAACCGGCTCACGATCCGGCTGCTGCTGGAGGACGGCGCCGACCCGGATGCGGTGTGGACCCGGGTGCACCAGGAACTGCGCACCCTGCTCGACGGCCACGGTCTCACCACCGTGACGGTCCGCCTGGACACGCGGCCGCCCACCCGCACCCCCGGTGGAAAGTTCCGGACCGTCTACTCGGAATTGCCCACCTGA
- a CDS encoding protein DA1 — MDPNRICAAKDCGQEATKAITPQSGPAIPLCVTHSGQQVRCQGCQRCIEVVGVQVRPHQRYTYSGHKVCTDCQRSSTLSCRACLTPVGKPGADGLFPATATWRGGTGLAVGYRCAYCDSADIPTLEEAKPLIDEAVLWFGTWLGGLNFTWPDLTGRIIYDVVTDDVLATRGNDSGNVQGLTLTKQVGKQPKQYEVLVIVGVRRITFMEVLLHELAHVWTNDKDYNDSPYVEGFCNLVAYKYLEDLNRNGQTPEIRAEAGERIVLLKTDASPIYGGNFNAFRQMAENSPNIVGRYLETVKPKK, encoded by the coding sequence ATGGATCCCAATCGAATCTGCGCGGCCAAGGATTGCGGCCAGGAGGCCACGAAGGCCATCACGCCGCAGTCCGGTCCAGCCATCCCGCTTTGCGTCACGCACAGCGGGCAGCAGGTGCGCTGCCAAGGTTGCCAGAGGTGCATCGAGGTCGTGGGGGTGCAGGTGCGCCCGCACCAGCGGTACACCTATTCCGGCCACAAGGTCTGCACCGACTGCCAGAGGAGCAGCACGCTGAGCTGCCGCGCGTGCCTGACGCCGGTGGGAAAGCCCGGCGCAGACGGCCTGTTCCCCGCCACGGCGACGTGGAGGGGCGGCACCGGCCTCGCGGTGGGCTACCGCTGCGCCTACTGCGACAGTGCGGACATCCCGACGCTGGAGGAGGCCAAGCCGTTGATCGACGAGGCTGTGCTGTGGTTCGGGACCTGGCTCGGCGGGCTCAACTTCACCTGGCCCGACCTGACCGGCCGGATCATCTACGACGTGGTCACCGACGACGTCCTCGCCACGCGCGGCAATGACAGCGGCAACGTTCAGGGGCTCACCCTGACCAAGCAGGTCGGCAAACAACCGAAGCAGTACGAGGTGCTCGTGATCGTCGGCGTCCGCCGGATCACCTTCATGGAGGTGCTGCTTCACGAGCTGGCGCACGTCTGGACGAACGACAAGGACTACAACGACAGCCCCTACGTCGAGGGCTTCTGCAACCTCGTGGCGTACAAGTACCTGGAAGACCTGAACCGCAACGGGCAGACGCCGGAGATCCGGGCCGAGGCGGGCGAACGGATCGTCCTGCTGAAGACCGATGCAAGCCCGATCTACGGTGGCAACTTCAATGCGTTCCGGCAGATGGCCGAGAACTCGCCGAACATCGTCGGGCGGTATCTCGAGACGGTGAAGCCCAAGAAATGA
- a CDS encoding PhzF family phenazine biosynthesis protein → MRTMVDACTRDGTGGSPTVVVDDDPSLRDEDRCAIVRESGASHGAFLSVPHLRFFTGTGELRNCGHGILAAHAVLLSRSGLPEQRLRHRTGDRPHVADAAWRPDGIEVWYDQGAVSLSAPDAAAGVLAALGAPAVIGLSVASPGTPRLLVEVPDAEAVMAVTPDSARLAAACRERELLGCFVWAFGPDRSVTARMFAPAIGVDEDVANANSSGCLAAHLYATGRGDTVQVRQGDALGRPSTVLASTDGRTTRIGGTVRIR, encoded by the coding sequence ATGCGAACCATGGTGGACGCCTGCACCCGCGACGGCACGGGTGGCAGCCCGACCGTCGTGGTCGACGATGATCCGTCGCTGCGCGACGAGGACCGATGCGCGATCGTCCGGGAGAGCGGGGCCTCGCACGGCGCGTTCCTCTCCGTGCCGCACCTGCGCTTCTTCACCGGTACGGGTGAGCTGCGCAACTGCGGCCACGGGATCCTGGCGGCGCACGCCGTGCTGCTGTCCCGCAGCGGCCTGCCGGAGCAGCGGCTGCGGCACCGGACCGGCGACCGGCCGCACGTGGCCGACGCGGCGTGGCGGCCGGACGGCATCGAGGTGTGGTACGACCAGGGCGCCGTGTCGTTGTCGGCCCCGGATGCGGCGGCCGGGGTGCTGGCCGCCCTCGGCGCGCCGGCCGTGATCGGGCTGTCGGTGGCGTCGCCCGGCACCCCGCGCCTGCTGGTCGAGGTGCCGGACGCGGAAGCCGTGATGGCGGTGACCCCGGACTCCGCCCGGCTGGCGGCGGCCTGCCGCGAGCGGGAGCTGCTCGGCTGCTTCGTCTGGGCGTTCGGGCCGGACCGGTCGGTGACCGCCCGCATGTTCGCCCCGGCGATCGGCGTCGACGAGGACGTCGCCAACGCCAACAGCTCCGGCTGCCTGGCCGCCCACCTGTACGCCACCGGCCGCGGCGACACCGTCCAGGTCCGTCAGGGTGACGCCCTGGGCCGCCCGTCCACCGTCCTGGCCAGCACCGACGGCCGCACCACCCGGATCGGCGGGACGGTCAGGATCCGCTGA
- a CDS encoding helix-turn-helix transcriptional regulator: MTEKTGALLGAHEIRLRLGSVSRQRAYQLTNRANFPRPVADLAQGKVWRASDVDAWLAVHRPSSVTD; the protein is encoded by the coding sequence ATGACAGAGAAGACCGGGGCGCTGCTGGGCGCCCATGAGATCCGGCTCCGGCTCGGTAGCGTCAGCCGGCAGCGCGCCTATCAGCTGACCAACCGTGCGAATTTTCCGCGCCCGGTCGCCGACCTGGCCCAGGGCAAGGTATGGCGAGCCTCCGATGTCGACGCCTGGCTGGCCGTGCACAGGCCGTCGTCGGTGACGGACTGA
- a CDS encoding ArsR/SmtB family transcription factor, with product MDLVFKALADPTRRRLLDSLRAEDGQTLGRLCSRLEMTRQSVTQHLEVLREANLISVVRRGRERWHYLNPVPIHDLQQRWIAPFEQPRLGALDAIRRQAEEPRMKPDFVYVTYIHATPERVWEALTDADLTGAYWGHSNVSDWEPGSPWEHRRVDGSGVADAGGVVLEVEPPRRLVMTFGEAGAAARPDSSTVTFLVEPYHDIVRLTVTHVNLATDDDLAAVSLGWPAVMANLKSLLETGRVLPQAPWEVPAHL from the coding sequence ATGGACCTGGTGTTCAAAGCGCTCGCCGATCCGACGCGGCGCCGGCTGCTGGACAGCCTCCGGGCGGAGGACGGTCAGACCCTCGGGCGGCTGTGCTCGCGGCTGGAGATGACCCGGCAGTCGGTGACGCAGCATCTCGAGGTGCTGCGCGAGGCGAACCTGATCAGTGTCGTCCGGCGCGGCCGGGAGCGATGGCACTACCTGAACCCGGTTCCCATTCACGACTTGCAGCAGCGATGGATCGCCCCGTTCGAGCAGCCCCGACTGGGTGCGCTCGACGCGATCCGGCGACAGGCGGAGGAGCCCCGGATGAAACCCGATTTCGTGTACGTGACCTACATCCACGCCACCCCGGAACGGGTGTGGGAGGCGCTGACCGATGCTGATCTGACCGGCGCCTACTGGGGGCACAGCAACGTGTCCGACTGGGAGCCCGGCTCGCCGTGGGAGCACCGGCGGGTCGACGGGTCGGGAGTGGCCGACGCCGGCGGTGTGGTGCTGGAGGTGGAGCCGCCGCGCCGCCTGGTGATGACGTTCGGGGAGGCGGGCGCGGCGGCCCGGCCGGACTCGTCGACGGTGACGTTCCTGGTGGAGCCGTACCACGACATCGTCCGGCTGACCGTCACCCACGTGAACCTGGCCACCGACGACGACCTGGCGGCCGTGTCGCTGGGCTGGCCGGCGGTCATGGCGAACCTGAAGTCGCTGCTGGAGACCGGCCGGGTGCTGCCGCAGGCGCCGTGGGAGGTGCCGGCGCATCTTTAG
- a CDS encoding CapA family protein, with product MPERLVTVLLGGDVMTGRGVDQILAHPGDPRLWERHVRDARTYVELAEAVNGPIPLPVDAAWPWGDALPLLDDIAPDARVINLETSVTCCDEPDPIKGVHYRMAPANIACLTAIRPDACALANNHVLDFGLPGLAETLNSLVAAEIPAVGAGRDADLAKRSTMVPVAGGGRVVVFSFGTRSSGIPRYWAATADRAGVNLLPELSDAVARAVAGQVQQVKRPGDLVVASIHWGSNWGYEVTADQVTFAHRLIDGGVDVVHGHSSHHPRPIEVHHGKLILYGCGDLIDDYEGIRGYEEYRDDLRLLYFASVDQDTGRLVRLRMAPMQARRMRLHHATPADAEHLRGALGRISRPFGLQVTHADGMLHLQSVQP from the coding sequence GTGCCCGAGCGTCTCGTGACGGTGCTCCTCGGCGGCGACGTGATGACCGGCCGCGGCGTCGACCAGATCCTGGCGCACCCTGGCGACCCGCGACTATGGGAGCGGCATGTCCGGGACGCGCGGACCTACGTCGAGTTGGCCGAGGCGGTGAACGGCCCGATCCCGCTCCCGGTCGACGCCGCCTGGCCCTGGGGTGACGCCCTGCCGCTGCTCGACGACATCGCCCCCGATGCGCGGGTGATCAACTTGGAGACGAGCGTCACCTGCTGCGACGAACCCGACCCCATCAAGGGTGTGCACTACCGGATGGCTCCCGCCAACATCGCCTGCCTGACCGCGATCCGACCCGATGCCTGCGCCCTGGCCAACAACCATGTACTCGACTTCGGCCTCCCGGGACTCGCCGAGACGCTGAACAGCCTGGTCGCGGCGGAGATCCCGGCGGTAGGCGCGGGCCGTGACGCGGACCTGGCGAAACGATCCACGATGGTCCCGGTGGCCGGTGGCGGCCGAGTCGTGGTCTTCTCCTTCGGCACCCGGTCCAGCGGCATCCCGCGGTACTGGGCCGCCACCGCGGATCGGGCGGGCGTCAACCTCCTGCCGGAGTTGTCCGATGCCGTCGCCAGGGCGGTCGCCGGCCAGGTGCAGCAGGTCAAGCGCCCCGGCGACCTCGTCGTGGCCTCGATCCACTGGGGATCCAACTGGGGCTACGAGGTCACTGCCGACCAGGTCACCTTCGCGCACCGGCTCATCGACGGCGGAGTGGACGTCGTACACGGGCACTCCTCGCACCATCCACGGCCGATCGAGGTCCACCACGGCAAACTGATCTTGTACGGCTGTGGCGACCTCATCGACGACTACGAGGGCATCCGCGGCTACGAGGAATACCGTGACGATCTGCGCCTGCTCTACTTCGCGTCGGTCGACCAGGACACCGGCCGCCTGGTCCGGCTGCGCATGGCGCCGATGCAGGCCCGCCGCATGCGCCTGCACCACGCCACCCCCGCTGACGCGGAGCACCTGCGCGGTGCCCTCGGTCGGATCAGCCGCCCCTTCGGGCTGCAGGTGACACACGCCGACGGCATGCTCCACCTGCAGTCCGTGCAGCCGTGA
- a CDS encoding TetR/AcrR family transcriptional regulator: MTTVPIDRRAALKARHRRAILDAADSLIGEGVRFSVDQLAERADVSRRTIFNHFSSIDDVVTTVCTEMLGVAIGRFRDTVTSGERASMFDDVAGALRDTDVPGVIAYLWRALGGFAPGDPRANQIFLATFMRASEEMARELAHRYPDMDPIDAAILVSSLMNGTVVIATHWIATTSAATDGESRDLWRDLLERLIATVRTGY; the protein is encoded by the coding sequence GTGACGACCGTGCCCATCGATCGCCGGGCCGCGCTGAAGGCACGCCACCGCCGCGCGATCCTCGACGCCGCCGACTCCCTGATCGGTGAGGGCGTCCGGTTCAGCGTCGACCAGCTGGCCGAACGCGCCGACGTCTCCCGGCGCACGATCTTCAACCACTTCTCGTCGATCGACGACGTGGTCACCACCGTGTGCACCGAGATGCTGGGCGTGGCGATCGGCCGGTTCCGCGACACGGTCACGTCCGGGGAGCGGGCGTCGATGTTCGACGACGTCGCCGGGGCGCTGCGCGACACCGACGTGCCGGGCGTCATCGCCTACCTGTGGCGGGCCCTCGGCGGATTCGCGCCCGGCGACCCCCGTGCCAACCAGATCTTCCTGGCCACCTTCATGCGGGCCTCCGAGGAGATGGCCCGCGAACTGGCCCACCGCTACCCCGACATGGACCCGATCGACGCGGCCATCCTGGTCAGCTCACTGATGAACGGCACCGTCGTGATCGCCACCCACTGGATCGCCACCACCTCCGCCGCGACCGACGGCGAATCCCGCGATCTCTGGCGTGACCTGCTCGAACGGCTCATCGCAACCGTCCGCACCGGCTATTAG
- a CDS encoding MMPL family transporter gives MAELLYRLGRFSARRAGIVLASWLVILGIAVTGYFVAGGALSPMVDIPGTPTQKVSDRLAERLPAVSGGSGRLVFHTTDGSALTEEQRAVISALLTSTAELDGVRSTTDPFAIAQQIADRRKQVADGVRQIDAGRQLLDEGQGRLNAAKGVKLDPATQAQVDQQQALLTGKRAQLEAESAKLDRGRKLLAMSAPIRTVTADGSTAVAQVLFEKPQLDVTPEVKKGVIEHVGGNAPFGVEVEFSNEITQEVPQILGVGEVAGLVIAAITLLVMLRTLVGAALPILSALTGVGIGVTAALSLSGVVEMLSITPVLGVMLGLAVGIDYSLFILNRHRRQLLAGVDFHESIGLANGTSGNAVVFAGATVLVALLALNVTGIPFLGLMGTVGAICVAVAVLLAVTLTPALLSLIGRRVLNRRAHAQAAFDNKPMSTSRAVLTVVGLTAALVAVAIPALSMRLGLPDGSSEARESTQYQAYHLTEERFGAGVNGPILVVADLPAPLTGDAQQAEQVRIGTLLLAQNNVTAVAPIGASADNTTLAFQVIPDGGPNSSSTEQLVRDLRGLSPISGDVTFGVAGTASGNIDISEKLGTALPGYLGLVVGLSLIIMIFVFRSILVPLTATLGFILSLFATFGGVTAIFQWGWLGAIFGVHDPGPVLSFLPTILIGILFGLAMDYQLFLVSGMREAFAHGAPARVAVRQGVHAGRTVVTAAAIIMISVFGGFIFSNTAIIRSLGFGLAFGVLVDAFLVRMLLIPAIMHLLGDSAWWIPRWLDRILPDVDVEGAALERSHPVVHHAEPTAPSEEPALR, from the coding sequence GTGGCCGAGCTCCTCTACCGGCTGGGCAGGTTCTCCGCCCGGCGTGCCGGGATCGTCCTGGCGTCCTGGCTCGTGATCCTGGGGATCGCGGTGACCGGCTACTTCGTGGCCGGCGGCGCCCTCTCCCCGATGGTCGACATCCCGGGCACCCCGACACAGAAGGTGAGCGACCGGCTCGCCGAACGGCTGCCGGCCGTCAGCGGCGGCAGCGGGCGCCTGGTCTTCCACACCACGGACGGCTCGGCGCTCACCGAGGAGCAGCGGGCCGTGATCAGCGCGCTGCTGACATCGACCGCCGAGCTGGACGGCGTCCGGTCCACGACCGACCCGTTCGCCATCGCCCAGCAGATCGCCGACCGGCGGAAACAGGTCGCCGACGGGGTGCGGCAGATCGACGCCGGCCGGCAGCTGCTCGACGAGGGTCAGGGCCGGCTGAACGCGGCGAAGGGCGTCAAGCTGGACCCGGCCACCCAGGCCCAGGTCGACCAGCAGCAGGCCCTGCTCACCGGCAAGCGCGCCCAACTGGAGGCGGAGAGCGCCAAGCTGGACCGCGGCCGCAAACTGCTGGCCATGTCGGCGCCGATCCGCACGGTCACGGCCGACGGCTCGACCGCGGTGGCGCAGGTGCTGTTCGAGAAGCCGCAGCTGGACGTCACACCCGAGGTCAAGAAGGGCGTCATCGAGCACGTCGGCGGCAACGCCCCGTTCGGGGTCGAGGTGGAGTTCTCCAACGAGATCACTCAGGAGGTGCCGCAGATCCTCGGTGTCGGCGAGGTGGCCGGCCTGGTGATCGCCGCGATCACGCTGCTGGTCATGCTGCGTACGCTGGTCGGCGCCGCCCTGCCCATCCTGTCCGCGCTGACCGGCGTCGGCATCGGCGTGACCGCGGCCCTGTCGCTGTCCGGTGTGGTGGAGATGCTGTCGATCACGCCGGTCCTCGGCGTGATGCTGGGCCTCGCGGTCGGCATCGACTACTCGCTGTTCATCCTGAACCGGCACCGCCGCCAGCTGCTCGCCGGTGTGGACTTCCACGAGTCGATCGGCCTGGCCAACGGCACGTCCGGCAACGCGGTCGTGTTCGCCGGCGCCACCGTGCTGGTCGCCCTGCTGGCGCTGAACGTGACCGGCATCCCGTTCCTCGGCCTGATGGGCACGGTCGGCGCGATCTGCGTGGCGGTCGCCGTCCTGCTCGCCGTCACCCTCACACCCGCGCTGCTGTCGCTGATCGGCCGCCGCGTCCTCAACCGTAGGGCCCACGCGCAGGCCGCGTTCGACAACAAGCCGATGAGCACCAGCCGGGCGGTCCTGACCGTGGTGGGCCTGACCGCCGCGCTGGTGGCGGTCGCGATCCCGGCGCTGTCGATGCGGCTGGGCCTGCCGGACGGCTCGTCGGAGGCCAGGGAGTCCACCCAGTACCAGGCCTACCACCTGACCGAGGAGCGCTTCGGCGCCGGCGTGAACGGCCCGATCCTGGTGGTCGCCGACCTTCCGGCCCCGCTGACCGGCGACGCCCAGCAGGCCGAGCAGGTCCGCATCGGCACGCTGCTGCTGGCGCAGAACAACGTCACCGCGGTCGCCCCGATCGGCGCGTCCGCCGACAACACCACGCTCGCCTTCCAGGTGATCCCGGACGGCGGCCCGAACAGCTCGTCCACCGAACAGCTGGTCCGCGACCTGCGCGGCCTGTCGCCGATCTCCGGTGACGTGACGTTCGGCGTGGCCGGCACCGCGAGCGGCAACATCGACATCTCGGAGAAGCTCGGCACGGCGCTGCCCGGCTACCTGGGCCTGGTCGTCGGCCTCTCCCTGATCATCATGATCTTCGTGTTCCGGTCGATCCTGGTCCCGCTGACCGCGACGCTCGGCTTCATCCTGTCGCTGTTCGCCACGTTCGGCGGCGTCACCGCGATCTTCCAGTGGGGCTGGCTCGGCGCGATCTTCGGCGTCCACGACCCCGGACCGGTGCTGAGCTTCCTGCCGACCATCCTGATCGGCATCCTGTTCGGCCTGGCCATGGACTACCAGCTGTTCCTGGTCTCCGGCATGCGCGAGGCGTTCGCCCACGGCGCTCCGGCCCGGGTCGCGGTCCGGCAGGGCGTCCACGCCGGCCGCACAGTCGTCACCGCGGCCGCGATCATCATGATCAGCGTCTTCGGCGGCTTCATCTTCTCCAACACGGCGATCATCCGGTCGCTCGGCTTCGGCCTGGCCTTCGGCGTACTGGTCGACGCCTTCCTGGTCCGCATGCTCCTGATCCCGGCGATCATGCACCTGCTGGGCGACTCCGCCTGGTGGATCCCCCGCTGGCTGGACCGCATCCTGCCCGACGTGGACGTCGAGGGCGCGGCCCTGGAACGCTCCCACCCGGTCGTCCACCACGCGGAGCCGACGGCGCCGTCCGAGGAGCCGGCGCTTCGCTGA